Within Pseudomonas cichorii, the genomic segment GCTTTCACTGATGGCCGCGGCGCGGAATATCACGTTCTGCAACTGACGCACATTGCCCGGCCAGCGGTTGCCCAGCAGGGCCGGATAGGTGCCGGTCGCCAGGCGGCATACCGGGCGCTGGATCTGGGTGCAGGCCTGTTCCATGAAGTAACGGGCCAGCAGCAGAATGTCCTGACCGCGCTCGCGAAGCGGCGGGACTTCCAGGTTCAGCACGTTCAGGCGATAGAACAGGTCTTCGCGAAAGGCGCCTTCGCTGACCATCTTTTCCAGGTCGCGGTGGGTGGCGCTGAGGATGCGCACGTTGACCCTGACTTCCCGATCCCCGCCAACCCGTCTGAAGCTGCCGTCGTTGAGAAAACGCAGCAGCTTGGCTTGCAGGTAAGGCGACATTTCGCCGATTTCATCCAGAAATACGGTGCCTTGGTTGGCCAGTTCCATCAGCCCTGGTTTGCCGCCACGCTGGGCGCCAGTGAACGCGCCGGGCGCATAACCGAACAATTCGCTTTCAGCCAGGTTTTCCGGGAGCGCCGCACAATTGAGCGCCAGAAAGGGCTCACCATGGCGAGCGCTGCTGGCGTGACAGGCTCGGGCGACCAGTTCCTTGCCGGTGCCGGTTTCGCCCTGAATCAGCAACGGCGCATCCAGCGCTGCGACTCGCTGGGCGCGGGTCTTGAGTATGCGAATGGCGGGAGATTCACCCAGCAGCGCATCGAAGCCTTCTGCATGGTCATGATGCAATGCCGACAGGCGCTCACCGATCCGGCTGGGCAGGTACAACGTCAGCAGGGCACCGGCTTCGGTGATGGGCGTGGCGTCCAGCAGCAAGGCTTCGCCATTGAGGGTGACTTCGCGCATGGGCAGGCGAAAACCGTTTTCCAGCAGCGTGGCCTGCAGGCTCGGGTCGGCGAACAGTTCACCGATGGGCTCGCCTTCAGGTTCGCGGCCTATCAACGCTATCAGCGCCGGGTTGGCCAACAGCACATGTCCGGCACTGTCCAGCGCCAGCACCGGGTCGGTCATGGCGGCGAGCAGGGCATCGAGTTGCAGGTGGCGGCGCTGGCCGGGGAGGATATCGACCACGGTGATCGCTTCGACGCCACGCACCCGGAACAACGCATCCTTGAGCTCTTCGAGCATCTGATGGCTCAGGGTCGGCGCATCGATGTAAACGTTGGGAGGCACCATCTCCACGGCATCGAGATTCAGATTGCGTCCACCCAGGATGGCCAGCACTTCCTGGGTGATACCGACGCGGTCGATGAAGCAGACATGGATACGCATGGGACGTTATGGCTTCTGGAGGGCGAAGAGGCGCAAGTATGCCTTGTGGGCCAAGGTTTTTCGCGAATGAATTCGCGAAGAAGGTTACTCCAGATGTTCCGGCTTGACCGGTTCACCCGGCCGGGCATTCAGCTTTTCGCGCACGTCCTTGAACATCCTGTCGTAGTCCTTGTGCAGGTCGATGGGCATTGCGGCGAGGTTGGGCAGGCCGTGTTTCATGCCGATGCGTCCCGCGTGATGGGCGAAGTTGAAGGCCAGATCCCTGGGTAACTGAAACTCTTCAGAGAAGGTCTTGCCGTTGATCTCGCCCTGCATGGTGAAGTGCATGCAGGTTCCTTCCTCGGGATCTTCACGCACTTCGTAATGGACATGAATGTCGTAGCTGAACCCTGAGCGTTGCAGGGCGGCGTGGGTGAGGTGCAGATGACCTGGCTCAAACATTGAGGTCGCTCCGTCAGAAATTGAAAGTGTACGGGTAGACCCCGGCATGTGTTCCGGGGTTCAGCACCATGAACAAGCACCTGACAGGATAGCCGGGTTGTTCTTTTGGGTTACTGATTCAGATCACGGGCAGGCTCGGGTCTGGACCACAGCCACATATTGCCCATCGCCATGCCCGCGATAGCGAGGTAGAGCCACCAGACATGGTTGAGCAGGCTCAGCATCACGATGGCGCACACCAGCATGCTGATGGTTGCGCTGATCTTGGCGCTGCGCGTGACCAGTCGGCCATTGCGCCAGTTGCGCAGGAGCGGGCCGAACACGCGATGGTTTTCCAGCCAGGCATTGAGGCGCGGCGAGCTGCGGGTCGCGGCCCAGGCGGCCAGCAGAATGAACTCGGTTGTCGGCAGGCCGGGGATGAATATGGCGGCAATGCCTATCCCCAGGCTGACGTAAGCGAGGATGCCAAACAGAAAGCGCGAAAGTCTGGAGCCGGGCGGTTTATAGGTCATGTTCACTACAGGCAGGTTCACAAAGCCCGGCCAGCTTAACAGCACCGGGCGTTTTTTCATGCCTGAACCTGTTCGCCCTGTGGCGCATGCGCGTAAGCGTGTTGCAACAGCACTGCGAAGCGCTCGAACGCCGCAATGGCGCCCCGATCCAGCTGTGCTTCTTCTTCGGCACTGAATGTCAGGCCGTCCAGAGTCCGGATAAAGGTTTTCCAGCCTTCGGCACGGCCACCGGCCGGTTCACCCAGATGCCGTGCACCAAAGCTTTCGCTGAGGTTCAGGGCGGCGGCACGCTTGATCAGGAAGGCCGCGCCCAGCTTCGAGCCTTCGGAGACGAACAGCCAGCCCAGGGCTTCGGCCTTGCCCGGATTCTGCACCGCGCCTGCGACGGATTGAGGGATGTCGGTGTTGAGGTCCGCGAGGTCGGCCCTGGCCTGTTCTGCACGGCAGCGGGCGGGCAGGTCGGCGACGATATGGATCAGCTCGGGGTCGTTGTAGAGGTTTTGCAGTTCCGCCTGGAAAAGGTACTGGGCAACGACAAAACGCTTGTAGCTGTCCAGGGTTTCAAAAGGCGCATTGGCCTTGACTGCCTTGTCGAGCCGCTCGTGGGGCGCATGGGTAATCTGGTTGAGACGCTGGGAACGCAGGGCAGGACGAGTCTGCTCGGTTGTCATCAGGTTCTTCCTTGCAAAATGAGAGGGCGTTGTTGAATAGACGAATGGCCAGCCCCCAAAGCGTAAAAAAAACACGCCGCCGATCAGGCTCGATGGCGTGTTTTTCACAAGGCTGGTGGTGGCTGGAATCAGATGTCCCAGACCAGATTGACGCTGAAGTTGCGGCCCGGCTGGGTCAGGCGATCCAGGTTGGCCGGCGCGGTAGCACCTGCTTCACCGACACCGTCGTAGCCGCGAACGTCATCCCAGAGCCAGTATTTCTTGTCGGTCAGGTTGTAGAGGCCGGCATTGACGGTGACGTCGTTCGTGACCTTGTAATAGCCGCTCAGATCCAGAATGCCGAAGCCCGGTGTGCGGAACTGTGAGGTCGAACCGTCCGGCTCATGGAATTCGCTGTCATCCACACGGTTCTTGCGTTTGACCAGTGTCCAGTTCAGCAGGCCTCCGTAGTTGCCCTGCTCGTAGCCCAGGCCGAAAACGCCGGTCAGTGGGTTGACGCTGTTGAGCGGTTCGCCCGTGTCGTTGTTGCGGCCCTGGGCGTAGGCAATCGAGCCCTGGGTGTAGAGGCCTTGCGGCGCGCCGAAGCTGTCCAGATTCAGGCGGCCCTTGATCTCGGCACCTTTGATGGTGGCGTGCTTGATGTTGTAGGACTGGAAGGTAAGTTCATCGTAACCGGCAGCCAGACCGTCTTCGTTGATGAAGTCGCGGTACTTGTTATAGAACACGGCGACATCGAACGAACCGGACTCGAAGCGGCCACGCAGTCCGGTTTCATAGCTCTTGCTCTTTTCCGGCTCCAGGTTCGGGTTGGGCTCGACCACATAACCGGTCGTGGTGTTTTCGAAGCTGCCGTACAAGGCCTTGGCCGACGGTGTGCGGAAACCTTCGGCGTACTGGCCGTACCAGGTGTATTCGTCGCTCAGGGCATAGGTCACGCCGAATTTGGGCGATACCCGGTCCCAGGTCCGGTCCTTGTTATTGCCGCCGCTTGGATCGTCCAGGCCTTCGGAATTGAGGAATTCCTCGGTCATCTTCGGCTTCAGGCGGGTGTAGTCGTAACGCAGGCCAGGCATGAAGGTCCAGTCGTTCCAGCTGATCTGGTCCTGGGCGAACAGCGCATAGCTGGTGATGGTCGGGTCCGGGAAGTCACTGGTCGGCACCGGGTTGTCGCTGGCCACGGGGCTGGTGGCTCCGGCCACGGTACAGGCACCGAGCACCCGCGCACAGATGGCACTGCCGGTCCGCAGACCGCTGACTTTCTGTTGCTTGAGCGTGGTGCCGTAAGTCAGTTCATGATGGGTATCGGCAATCGCGAAGGCCTTGTCGAACTGAGCATCGAAGATCCACTGTTTTTCCTGATAGAGCGTGTCGCGAGTGCGCAACAGGTCGCGGCTGAACGGGAAGTAGCGTTCCTCGGTGTTCTGCTCGGTCTTGGCGTTCTGGTAGTTCAGACTCCATTTGGCTTGGTCGGCCAGCAGGCTGTCGAGGGCGAAAGTGTGTTCGATGCCAAAGCGCTCGCGGGTGATGGTGTCGTTGGTGGAGCGACCGCGGTACATGCCAACCCCGACGCCGTTGCCGAACGGCCCGCCGACCGCGCTGAGCTGGTTGGTGTCGCGATCATCCTTGTACTTTTCGTAGGTCAGCGCCAGGCGCGAGTCGTTGGCGTAGTTCCAGCCTAGCTTGGCCAGCACATTCTTTGCGCGCTGGTCTTCCGGGTTGGCTTCGGTACGGGTCAGGCCGGTGCCGCTGGTACTGCCGTAGGATTCGGTTTCATGACCTTCGCGCTGGCTCAGGTGCAGCAGCGCGTCGAAATCACCCTGGCGACCGGCGACGGTGCCCGAGGTCAGCCAGCTTTCATCTGCCGAGCTGTAGCCGGTTTTCAGGCGCGCCCCGACGTCTTTGCCGGGTTTGATGATGTCTTCCGGGTCCAGGGTGTAGTAACTGACCACACCACCGATGGCGCTGCTGCCGTACAGCGCCGAGGCTGGGCCGCGCAGGATTTCGACGCGCTTGACGATTTCCGGGTCCACATAATTGCGGCGGGTCTGGGCGAAGGGACCGGTGAAGAAACTGTCCGGCACCTCGACGCCATCGACCTGGGTCAGCACCCGGTTTCCGTCGATGCCTCGAATGTTGTAGCCGGTGGTGCCGCCACGCTGGCCTGCGCCGCCCACCGAAACACCCGGTTCGTTGCGTACCAGATCGCGAATGTCATTGACGTTCTGGCGGTCCAGTTCGGCGCGGGTGTGCACGCTGACGGTGTTGGGAACCGAGGCGATGTCCTGCTCCTGACGTGTGGCGCTGACGGTGGTCTGTTCAAGAGCGATGACACCGGAGACGCGCTTTTCCAGCACGATGTTGTTGTCACCCAGATTGCGATAGCTCAGTTGACTACCCGACAGCAGGCGCTCCAGTGCCTGAGCGGGCTGCAGGTTGCCATTGGCGCCAGGGGAGACGACATTTTGCGCCAGGTCCGACGACATGCCGACCTGCCAGCCGGTGACGCGGCTGAACTCATTGAGCGCAGAAACCAGCGGTTGTCGGGTAATCGAGAACGTGTAAGTACCGGCAGCTCGTGCCTGTGGAGCGTTTTCGGTCGCGGCAATGGCGGGCATCGCCTGCATGCCGGCGCTGAAAACCGCCACGGTCAGCAGCGAAAGTGCGAATCGCTTGCGCGTGTGAGTGAACGAGGATGACATCTGTGGCGCTCCCTGACGTACTGCTGGTTATAGTGTTGTGCTTCTGATTGTTAATACGAATCAGTTGCATCGGCTATGACTAGACGAACGAGGGAGGACGAGCGCGTAAAAAAAGTTTTGTCGATCAGTTGATGAGTACAACGGCGGGCAATTCACGCACGTTGGCCGAGGTGATGTGCGCCAGTGAACGCACCACGTTCAGGGGATTATCCAGCTTGTAGTTGCCGGTCACGGTGATGCGATCCAGTGCCGGATTGGTGTTGATGATCCAGCCGGGGTAGTAGCGCCGCAGTTCTGCAAGCACTTCACCGAGCGGGCTGTTATCGAAGATCAGTCGACCCTGGACCCAGGCCAGGTCCTTGGCCGGGTCGAGCCTTTCCCGATGGCCAAAGCCCGATGGGCCGACACGCACGCTGTCGCCCGCACCGAGACTGACTCTGGAGTCGCCGCGTATGGCGCTGACGTCCACTGCGCCACGCTGGACCTGAACCCGTGCCTCGCCATCGAGGTAACGCACCGAAAACTCGGTGCTGTTGGCGCTCATGCGGATCGGGCCGGCTTCGATTTCCATCGGCACGTTCGGGTCGAGGGCCACGTTGAAATAGGCTTCTCCTCGATAAAGGTGTGCCACACGCTGGCCGTCGTCCAGGTGGCTGGAAAAGGCCGAATCGGTGTTGAGCAGGACTTTCGAGCCATCGGCCAGTTCTAGGCGCTGGCGTTCGCCAACCACGGTCAGGTGATCGGCCTGGATGCGCAGCGGCAGGTTGCTGAAGTTGAGCAGCCCCAACAGCAGAACGGCGGCCATCGCCACAGGCTTCCAGTGTGGCCGGACCCGCTGCCATGCCGAAGGCTTGCGCGGTGACTGTAAGGTCGCTGCCGCGTGTTGCACCGTTTGCGAGTTCCAGATGGCCTGTGCCTTCTCGAAGGCTTTGGCATGGGCTGGGTCGGCCAGCAGCCAGGCCTCGAAACGCTCCTGCTGCCCAGGGTCTGCGCCTTCCAGTTCGATCAGCCAGGTCAGGGCTTGATCCATTGCGCTGTCACTCAGTACATCCTGGGCAAGCGACTGCGGGCGTTCTGTTTTCACGGTGTTCCTCGGCTACTTCGGTTCGATCTGTTTGCATCAGTGCGGGGTAGCAGACTGCGGCAGCGTCCAGGCCCGGTCAAGCCAGGTCGAGTCTTGCCACGACTCCCACACAGATCGCCATGATCAGTTTCAGTTCTTTTTGTACGGTGCTTGCAGAGATGTCCAGTTGTTCGGCGATCTCCAGATAGCTGCATCCGTTAAGGCGGCTCAACGTGAATATTTTCTGTTGGCGCGGGCTGAGTTTACCCACAGTGGCACTGAGGCTTTCAAGCAGGCGCTTGGCGTGAGTAGCATCTTCGGGCGTGCTGAGTTGCGCGATGACACTTTCGACCTGCTCGGCGGGGGCATCTTCGACCAGAGTGCGGCCATGAATGCGACGCGAGCGCAAATGGTCCAGCGCCAGGTTGCGGGCGGTCTGGTAGACGAAGGGTTCCAGGTGATCTATCGGGCGTTCGGTCAGGGCGCGGGTGACCCGCAGCCAGGTTTCCTGCAGCAGGTCTTCGGCGGTGCTGTGATTGCCCACCATGCCTTGCAAGGTTCGCAACAGCACCTCGCGTTGAGCGACAAACACGTCATTGAAGTGCGATTGCGACACAGAAATACCTGACCGGGAAAATCAGTGGATGATAATGCTTATCATCCACATATTCGGTCAAGTCGGCTTTCTGTATTTTTCTTAATACTCGGCTGTTACTGCGCGTTGTGCAGCGCCAGGCAGTTGTCGAGCATGCGGTTGGAGAACGCCCACTCGTTGTCGTACCAGGCCAGTACCTTGAGCAGCTTGCCGCTGACCTTGGTGTGGTTGGCGTCGAAGATCGACGACAGCGGGTTATGGTTGAAGTCGTGAGAAACCAGCGGCAGGGTGTTGTAGCCCAGAATCCTGGAGTGCTGGCTGGCTTCCTTTAGCAGTGCGTTGACTTCGTCGGCGGTGGTTTCACGCTTGATATTGACGGTCAGGTCCACCAGGGAAACGTTGATCACCGGTACCCGCACGGCCATGCCGGTGAGCTTGCCCGCCAGTTCCGGCAGCACCAGACCCACCGCCTCGGCTGCGCCGGTCTTGCTCGGGATCATCGATTGAGTGGCCGAACGGGCGCGGTACGGATCGGTGTGATACACATCGATCAGGTTCTGGTCATTGGTGTAGGCGTGAATGGTGGTCATCAGGCCGCTTTCGATGCCCAGCTCGCGATGCAGCACCTGAGCGACCGGTGCCAGGCAGTTGGTGGTGCACGAAGCGCTGGAGATAATCTGATGCGATTGACGCAGGGTATCGTGGTTGACGCCGTATACGATGGTGGCGTCCGCGCCTTTGGCAGGAGCCGAAATAATCACTTTCCTGGCCCCGGCGGTGATGTGCGCGGCGGCTTTTTCGCGGTCGGTGAACAGACCGGTGCATTCAAAGACGACATCGATGTTCTGGGCTTTCCATGGCAACTCGGCAGGGTTGCGGATGGCGCTGACAGCGATACGGTCACCATTGACTGTCAGGCTTTCGCTGTCGCATTCGACGGTGCCGGCGAACGGGCCGTGAACTGTGTCGAAACGCAGCAGATGAGCGTTCATCTCGCTATTGCCCAGATCGTTGATAGCGACGACCTGCAGGTCTTGCCGGTAACCTTGGGTATAGAGTGCGCGTAGGACGTTACGGCCGATCCGGCCAAAACCGTTGATTGCAATGCGAATAGTCATACAGTCGTCCTTCAAGAATTGTTGTTGGAATTACAAGATTATTCTCATAAAAATAGAAAACAAGCATTTTTAGTGGCAATATTTTGTTTTATCTACAACTACAAGCCTGAAAGGCTGCTTCAGTTGATCGAGATCAGGTTTTTTGCGCCTTGGCGCAGCATCCCGATAGCTGGCATGGTCTTTACGGGTGACCATAGACGTTAGCCTGGAGTTCATCACATGCATCCCCGCATTCTTGAGGTAACCGAGCGTCTCATCGCTCGCAGTCGCGAAACCCGTCAGCGCTACCTTCAACTGATTCGCGGTGCAGCGAGCGACGGCCCGATGCGCGGCAAGCTGCAGTGCGCCAACTTTGCCCACGGTGTGGCCGGGTGCGGCACCGAGGACAAGCAGAACCTGCGCATGATGAACGCCGCCAACGTCGCAATTGTTTCTTCATATAACGACATGCTCTCGGCGCATCAACCGTACGAAGTCTTTCCTGCCCAGATCAAGCAGGCGTTGCGTGACATTGGTTCGGTCGGTCAGTTCGCGGGCGGCGTGCCAGCCATGTGCGATGGCGTGACCCAGGGCGAGCCGGGCATGGAACTGGCCATCGCCAGCCGTGAAGTGATCGCCATGTCCACAGCGGTGGCGCTGTCCCACAACATGTTCGATGCGGCATTGATGCTGGGCATCTGCGACAAGATCGTGCCGGGCCTGATGATGGGGGCGCTGCGTTTTGGCCATTTGCCGACCATCTTCGTACCCGGCGGGCCGATGGTTTCCGGTATTTCCAACAAGGAAAAGGCCGATGTGCGCCAGCGCTACGCCGAAGGCAAGGCGACCCGCGAACAACTGCTGGACTCGGAAATGAAGTCCTACCACGGCCCCGGCACCTGCA encodes:
- a CDS encoding sigma-54-dependent transcriptional regulator, which translates into the protein MRIHVCFIDRVGITQEVLAILGGRNLNLDAVEMVPPNVYIDAPTLSHQMLEELKDALFRVRGVEAITVVDILPGQRRHLQLDALLAAMTDPVLALDSAGHVLLANPALIALIGREPEGEPIGELFADPSLQATLLENGFRLPMREVTLNGEALLLDATPITEAGALLTLYLPSRIGERLSALHHDHAEGFDALLGESPAIRILKTRAQRVAALDAPLLIQGETGTGKELVARACHASSARHGEPFLALNCAALPENLAESELFGYAPGAFTGAQRGGKPGLMELANQGTVFLDEIGEMSPYLQAKLLRFLNDGSFRRVGGDREVRVNVRILSATHRDLEKMVSEGAFREDLFYRLNVLNLEVPPLRERGQDILLLARYFMEQACTQIQRPVCRLATGTYPALLGNRWPGNVRQLQNVIFRAAAISESTVVDIGDLDIAGTAVARQNDGEVGSLEQAVEDFERELLQKLYADHPSTRQLAARLNTSHTAIAHRLRKYGIGK
- a CDS encoding DUF5064 family protein; its protein translation is MFEPGHLHLTHAALQRSGFSYDIHVHYEVREDPEEGTCMHFTMQGEINGKTFSEEFQLPRDLAFNFAHHAGRIGMKHGLPNLAAMPIDLHKDYDRMFKDVREKLNARPGEPVKPEHLE
- a CDS encoding YbaN family protein produces the protein MKKRPVLLSWPGFVNLPVVNMTYKPPGSRLSRFLFGILAYVSLGIGIAAIFIPGLPTTEFILLAAWAATRSSPRLNAWLENHRVFGPLLRNWRNGRLVTRSAKISATISMLVCAIVMLSLLNHVWWLYLAIAGMAMGNMWLWSRPEPARDLNQ
- a CDS encoding biliverdin-producing heme oxygenase, which codes for MTTEQTRPALRSQRLNQITHAPHERLDKAVKANAPFETLDSYKRFVVAQYLFQAELQNLYNDPELIHIVADLPARCRAEQARADLADLNTDIPQSVAGAVQNPGKAEALGWLFVSEGSKLGAAFLIKRAAALNLSESFGARHLGEPAGGRAEGWKTFIRTLDGLTFSAEEEAQLDRGAIAAFERFAVLLQHAYAHAPQGEQVQA
- a CDS encoding TonB-dependent receptor, yielding MSSSFTHTRKRFALSLLTVAVFSAGMQAMPAIAATENAPQARAAGTYTFSITRQPLVSALNEFSRVTGWQVGMSSDLAQNVVSPGANGNLQPAQALERLLSGSQLSYRNLGDNNIVLEKRVSGVIALEQTTVSATRQEQDIASVPNTVSVHTRAELDRQNVNDIRDLVRNEPGVSVGGAGQRGGTTGYNIRGIDGNRVLTQVDGVEVPDSFFTGPFAQTRRNYVDPEIVKRVEILRGPASALYGSSAIGGVVSYYTLDPEDIIKPGKDVGARLKTGYSSADESWLTSGTVAGRQGDFDALLHLSQREGHETESYGSTSGTGLTRTEANPEDQRAKNVLAKLGWNYANDSRLALTYEKYKDDRDTNQLSAVGGPFGNGVGVGMYRGRSTNDTITRERFGIEHTFALDSLLADQAKWSLNYQNAKTEQNTEERYFPFSRDLLRTRDTLYQEKQWIFDAQFDKAFAIADTHHELTYGTTLKQQKVSGLRTGSAICARVLGACTVAGATSPVASDNPVPTSDFPDPTITSYALFAQDQISWNDWTFMPGLRYDYTRLKPKMTEEFLNSEGLDDPSGGNNKDRTWDRVSPKFGVTYALSDEYTWYGQYAEGFRTPSAKALYGSFENTTTGYVVEPNPNLEPEKSKSYETGLRGRFESGSFDVAVFYNKYRDFINEDGLAAGYDELTFQSYNIKHATIKGAEIKGRLNLDSFGAPQGLYTQGSIAYAQGRNNDTGEPLNSVNPLTGVFGLGYEQGNYGGLLNWTLVKRKNRVDDSEFHEPDGSTSQFRTPGFGILDLSGYYKVTNDVTVNAGLYNLTDKKYWLWDDVRGYDGVGEAGATAPANLDRLTQPGRNFSVNLVWDI
- a CDS encoding FecR family protein; amino-acid sequence: MDQALTWLIELEGADPGQQERFEAWLLADPAHAKAFEKAQAIWNSQTVQHAAATLQSPRKPSAWQRVRPHWKPVAMAAVLLLGLLNFSNLPLRIQADHLTVVGERQRLELADGSKVLLNTDSAFSSHLDDGQRVAHLYRGEAYFNVALDPNVPMEIEAGPIRMSANSTEFSVRYLDGEARVQVQRGAVDVSAIRGDSRVSLGAGDSVRVGPSGFGHRERLDPAKDLAWVQGRLIFDNSPLGEVLAELRRYYPGWIINTNPALDRITVTGNYKLDNPLNVVRSLAHITSANVRELPAVVLIN
- a CDS encoding RNA polymerase sigma factor, with product MSQSHFNDVFVAQREVLLRTLQGMVGNHSTAEDLLQETWLRVTRALTERPIDHLEPFVYQTARNLALDHLRSRRIHGRTLVEDAPAEQVESVIAQLSTPEDATHAKRLLESLSATVGKLSPRQQKIFTLSRLNGCSYLEIAEQLDISASTVQKELKLIMAICVGVVARLDLA
- the gap gene encoding type I glyceraldehyde-3-phosphate dehydrogenase, whose protein sequence is MTIRIAINGFGRIGRNVLRALYTQGYRQDLQVVAINDLGNSEMNAHLLRFDTVHGPFAGTVECDSESLTVNGDRIAVSAIRNPAELPWKAQNIDVVFECTGLFTDREKAAAHITAGARKVIISAPAKGADATIVYGVNHDTLRQSHQIISSASCTTNCLAPVAQVLHRELGIESGLMTTIHAYTNDQNLIDVYHTDPYRARSATQSMIPSKTGAAEAVGLVLPELAGKLTGMAVRVPVINVSLVDLTVNIKRETTADEVNALLKEASQHSRILGYNTLPLVSHDFNHNPLSSIFDANHTKVSGKLLKVLAWYDNEWAFSNRMLDNCLALHNAQ